In Verrucomicrobia bacterium CG1_02_43_26, the DNA window AAGCTGTGTGAAAGTAAAACCCAAGGCAAAGCCATCATTATGGCAGGCAAGGTTCGCATAAAAGATCAAATTGTAGACAAGCCGGGAAAAACGGTGCCTGAAGATATAGAACTGCAAATAACCGCTTCCCCTCGCTTCGTCAGCCGTGGTGGAGAAAAGATGGAGGGATTCCTGGCAGCCTTCCCGATTGATGTAACCGGTTTTGATATTCTGGATGTGGGTGCGTCTACAGGGGGTTTTACCGATTGCTTATTGCAACACGGGGCTGCTTCCGCTGTATGCGTAGACGTAGGGCATGGTCAGCTACACCATAAACTGCGTATTGATGAACGGGTAACGAATCTTGAAAAAGTAAATGCCCGGCATATGAAAGCGGAAAACCTCCCCAAGCAGGCCTATGACTTAATCTGTATGGATCTTTCTTTCATATCTCTCAAAAAAGTTTTAGGCAATATCTGGAGTCTGCTAAAACCCGGAGGCTATTTAATCGCCTTAGTAAAGCCGCAGTTCGAGGCAGATAAAAAGACCGTAGACCAAGGCCGAGGGGTAATACGAGACGAAGCCATACAAGAAGCAATTCTACAAGATATTCGGCAATTTGCATTAGCTCATTTAACACACGCGCAACACATTGGTGACATCCCTTCTCCTATTAAGGGCGCAGATGGGAATCGGGAATTTTTACTCGGACTCCGAAAGGCTAATTAATTTAGCCAACGAAAAGCTGTTATCTTAAAGCACCTGCCGCTATTCCCCGGAAGCTCTTTCGGAAAGCGTTGAACAACAGCCTCGCACTCAATTTGCGCAATAACGCCCCCTGCATCGTTTAGCGAATCTCCATAAGCGCGCACAAGCAATGTATCGGCCCGCACCGTAAGCCTTCCTGCAATCTCCTCTAATAACTGACCTTGCGTAACCCGATCTATGCTAGATGAATCTAATGCCTGTTGCAAAAAGCCCTTAACAGAAGCAGCATCTCGATTCACAAATTCAGCCAACGAAGCAAATGGTCTTTCCCTCTTACTTAATGCCTGCGTTATGTTTTTTGCGAGCAGTGTCTTTTCAGGGGTCGCCAATTGAGGGACACGAGTCAACAACTCATACCATTCTTTCTCAGAAGCGGAGTTTACATTAAATGCATTTTTAATAAAGTGAGTTTTAGCAAAATCTCCTTTCTCCGCTAATAGCGATTCCCGATTTTTGTATTCTATTTTCTCATACATTTCACCCACCCCCTTTTCATTATAAAAATAAAAACGATCCCAAAGCGCTTCATTTAAGAAATAAGCATAATCAACCACAGGGTATTTTTCATCTGCTTTAAAGAATTCACCCACCTTTAGTAAATCGTGCTTACCGGATTCCCCAAGCGCACGGGAAGGATCATAGCCCATGGGAGCCAAGTTGGCTTGCTGAAAAAATGCGACTGAACTCACCACCTTTTCGGGGTGTGGCAAATGAAATTCTATTTTATTTTTGAATGGGATGGTTAGAGAATCATGTGACAAAGATTCATCAACGGGAGCGGTCCAAAATCGTTTCCATGTATAGCGCTTATTAGCTAAACTCGTATCTGCCTGTGACTCCTTGTTAATTTCAAACCGAGAACGCATAGCGGGTTTTTCCGGTAAACACAGATGCTCGATAGCCCTGATATTAGAATCTAAAAAATCATTAGCAACGAGATCAAATTTCAATACATTTCTATGTTCAAATTTCTTTCCCTTAAACGTTATCTGACGGCTATCTAATGGTTTTTGAAGTGGCTTTATGTTCGTAATAAACTGATAAGGCTTGCCCGCAGTATCTAGTAAACGCAGCACGAGGTCTGCAAAATTAAAATCATACCGAAGCTTTATACCAGAAAACAAGAACTCCTGCATATCTTTTTGACTAAGCGGCATTATGTATGGCTCTCCCGTAAATTTAGTTTCTTTAACTTCCCCAGGAAAAAATGAACTTCTGTAATTACTCTCAAAAAGCACCGTGCCCTCTTTAGTCGATCGCTTGGCTAAACCAAGCTCATATTGCACGAACACATTTTGGTCAATACCGCCCAAGGCAATAACATCGATAAGCGGCCTTGTTAAAAGGGAAGCCAATTGAACCGTATAAGTAGATTCATCCAACGATGTATCATAAGGATTCCAGAGCACACAGCGTCCTTGAGGTATAATAGTGAGGGTATTTTTTGTTGTATCCAATAGAACATCATAATGACACGAAAACCCTAACAGCACCGGGCCAACACCATGATTATTCGGGTAATCTTGGGCATGGGGCGCTACACGCCCCTTCATCGCTTCTTCACAAAGTTCTTTAAAACTTTTTAAGATACTCCAACGCGGTATTTTAGAAAGTTCAAGAAGTTTAAGATGAGGAATGAAAATCGTTTTGGTATTTTCCGCCGTGCTATTTTCCGCCAGAAACGTGGATAAATTTTCCTTAAAACAGCCAAGAACCGTGTCTACAAGAACCCCTCTCTTATCAACTAACCAATCTTCTTCTTCAATAATAGAATAGGAAAAATGGCCTTTGTTTGGGTAACGTGCGCTATCATCACTCGGTACTTCTCCCGAAAATATTTTTTCATCAAGCGTAGGGAGATGAAGCGTTGAGAGAGATTTTGTATCTAAAATTTCAATATGTTTATTAACAAAACGTGTACTTCGAAAATCAGAGCCCAGTGAGGCTTGAATCTCCGAAAACGCAATCGTTAGTCCCATCCGAGCATTCTGGCGCGCAATACCCTCATGAAATCGTAATGATGCAAGCCGACCTTCCATTTTAGAGAAACTGGCGATCGCCACGATACTCACCATCGCAATCGCCATAAAACTAATGGCTATGAGGAGAGCAAAACCTTGGTTATCTTTTTTTAACACGGATTAATAAATACTATTTCAAACAAACCAGAAACACTTACAATCGGGAGTGGGTTATTTGGGATTAAATCATTTTAATGCTTGGGAAGCGGACCTCAAGGAAAATGTCCACAAATATTCATTTCTTGATTGTAATGACTAATTTTGCTATAGCTAGCATTGTACTAGTCTTTTTTTATGGATATCAGTTTGATATTATCCAGTATACTAATTTTTGCACTCCTCTCCCTCCTCATTTGCCCCAAAGCCCCTAAAGCTTGCAAGTATGTACTGGGGATTGTTCCGTTAGGCGCGTTTTTCTACCTGTGCAGCCTCATCCCTATCATCAATCACAATAGTATTGTAACGGAGGCAATCGAGTGGATTCCTACGCTAGGGATTAATATATCTTTTTATATAGATGGGTTAAGTCTACTGTTCGCGCTCCTGATTACAGGCATCGGGTTCTTTGTTGTGTTGTTTGCCGGAAGCTATATGGAGGGAAATCGGCATTTAGACCGCTTTTACTTTTGGCTGTTCTTGTTTATGGGATCCATGCTGGGGATTGTTGTTTCAAACAACTTGTTTACTCTGTTTGTTTTTTGGGAACTCACTAGCCTGACATCCTATTTTCTCATTGGGTTTAATCATGAGCATGAAAAAAGTCGTTCTGCTGCACTGCAAGCCCTTCTTGTGACTGCAACCGGCGGGTTAGCAATGTTGGCTGGCTTCATCTTACTAGCTTCCGTCTCAGGGACAACTACGGTATCTGAACTTCTTGCGAAAGGAGATATCGTACGCCACAGTCATTTATATACACCCATTCTTTTACTAGTACTAGTCGGCGCCTTTACGAAATCCGCCCAAGTGCCGTTTCACTTTTGGTTACCCAATGCAATGGTCGCACCCACACCGGTTAGCGCGTATCTGCATTCGGCGACTATGGTCAAAGCCGGCATTTTTCTCTTAGCGCGCATGTCGCCTACCCTCGGTGGAACACCGCTGTGGACTGTTACTGTAACCCTTATCGGCACCATTACAATGGTTACCGGAGCCTGTATTGCGCTCGGGCAATCAGACATGAAAAAAATACTGGCCTACACAACAGTCAGTGCGCTAGGCACCTTAACACTTTTGATTGGTCTAGGAACAAATCTCGCCATAAAGGCCGCAATCGTATATCTAATTGCGCACGCTCTCTATAAAGGAGCCTTCTTTATGGTTGTCGGGAACATTACCCATGGCACGGGAATACGAAGCATAGACGGTTTAGGCGGCCTCTACAAACGCATGCCGATCACTCTCGTTACAGCCATCCTAGCGGGCCTTTCCATGGCAGGCATCCCACCCGCCCTCAGCTTTATTGGAAAAGAACTTTTATTCGAAACATCCCTAGCGCAATCCTTATTTATACAATACATCCCCGCGGCTTCGGTACTTTCTTTCATTATTGTTTTTATTTTAGCATTTACCTTAGTAATCAAACCTTTTTTCACGAAAGCGCCAGCGTATCCTAATGAACCTCATGAAGGTAATTGGCCTTTGTGGATTGGTGCGTTTATCCTGGGAATTTCCGGCCTTGTCTTTGGATTTTATCCGGAAGCCATTGAAAAATGGGTAATTAACTCCGCAATCTACTCAGTGAGGCAAATACATATTTCCTCGGATTTAGCACTATGGCATGGCTATACAATGCCGTTTTATCTAACAATTGTCACGTTCACATTGGGTTATCTCGGTTTCTTGAATTATAGCCGTGTGGCTTCTTGGATCCATTATTTTCAATTTCTGAGACAAGCCGGTCCGGATAAAAATTACCATCGCTTACTCAGTGGTTTCATACGCATTGCCAGCTGGCAGACCAGAAAAGTACAAAATGGGTACTTGCGTTATTATATAATGACCATCCTGGGAACAATCGCGGTTGTGCTCCTGTATCCGCTATTAACTTACAGCATCAATGTGGACTGGAATCGGTTGAGGGAAATCCTACCTCATGAATGGGCGCTGGCAGTCATTATTTTAGGGGGCGCATTGTTGGCTATTGTATCCAAATCCAGGTTGACTTCGATCATAGGCCTCGGGGTAGTCGGTTACGGCGTATCTTTGGTTTATCTTCTCTTTGGCGCAGTAGATCTCGCCATCACGCAAATTTTAGTCGAAACATTAACCGTCATCCTCTTCGTTTTTGCATTCTATAATTTGCCTCGCTTTGACCACTTCGCACAACGCCGCTCTGTAATACGCCATAGCTTTTTCGCAATCCTCACAGGCTGTATTGTTACTTTGCTTGTTTTAATTACGGTGGATCAATATTGGCATGAGCCCATTTCAACTTACTTTGCCGACTACAGTCTCGTGCTCGGTTATGGTCAAAATGTGGTCAACGTAATCCTCGTAGATTTTCGTTCTTTAGACACCCTCGGAGAAAGCATTGTGCTGGCGATCGCAGCACTTGGCATATTCGCTATGACTCGACTTCATATCAAAAACAAAAACCAGCCATGAATTCGATTATCTTTTCCACCGCAACCCGTTTTATCTTCTCAATCCTGCTTTTGTTCTCATTTTTCTTGCTTTTCAGAGGACATAACGAACCCGGAGGAGGCTTTACAGGGGGGCTTGTTGCCGCCGCTTCTTTTACGCTATATGGCTTGGCATTTGATATGAAAGCAGCTCAAAGCATGTTGACCATTCACCCCATTACCTTGACCGCTGTCGGGCTCTCCCTTCTGGCGATCGCAGGTACGCTCGGGATGATTATTGGAAACACATTCTTATATGCAATATGGTTACCGGTCTATATTCCTGCCATAGGAAGACTGGGAACGCCCTTGCTATTCGATGTCGGAGTATATTTAACAGTAACTGGAATTGTTTTAATGATCATCTTTTCTATCGCTCAAGAATAATGGAACTGCTCTTAGCATTTGTAATCGGTTGTTTATACGCTTCAGGGGTTTATCTTCTCTTGCGCAGAAGTATAGTAAAGCTCGTCTTAGGGCTTGCCCTTATAAGCCAGGGAACAAAC includes these proteins:
- a CDS encoding TlyA family rRNA (cytidine-2'-O)-methyltransferase, encoding MKTDGQKSSKVNKVRLDDLLVQRKLCESKTQGKAIIMAGKVRIKDQIVDKPGKTVPEDIELQITASPRFVSRGGEKMEGFLAAFPIDVTGFDILDVGASTGGFTDCLLQHGAASAVCVDVGHGQLHHKLRIDERVTNLEKVNARHMKAENLPKQAYDLICMDLSFISLKKVLGNIWSLLKPGGYLIALVKPQFEADKKTVDQGRGVIRDEAIQEAILQDIRQFALAHLTHAQHIGDIPSPIKGADGNREFLLGLRKAN
- a CDS encoding Na(+)/H(+) antiporter subunit B (subunit B of antiporter complex involved in resistance to high concentrations of Na+, K+, Li+ and/or alkali); translated protein: MNSIIFSTATRFIFSILLLFSFFLLFRGHNEPGGGFTGGLVAAASFTLYGLAFDMKAAQSMLTIHPITLTAVGLSLLAIAGTLGMIIGNTFLYAIWLPVYIPAIGRLGTPLLFDVGVYLTVTGIVLMIIFSIAQE